The genomic interval ATAAACCAAAGTCGAGCTAAGAGAAATTTTAAGGAGGTTGTTGTGTTCTCGCTTGTAATAGAAGTGAAAAAGATCCAAGCTAAATAAAAAATTACCGTCCAAACAATGGTTGAATTCCTTAAATAACCAGGAAAGACAGAATACTTGATGTTTTGAATGACGAGTAAAAGCATCGTTCCAAAGAGTAAGGGTTCGGTTGGAACAAACAAGCCGAAACTATCTGTATATTCTTCAATATTGATGGAAAGAGGGGTTGCTGCAATAATAAAAAAGAACGTGTATTCCGTATAGAATAGAGCTACAAAAAGTACAATTAATGCGTACGGAATAAGTGCAATGTATTCGTTGTCGAACCAAAACCCGTAGCCCAACAGACATACAAACGCGAGTCCTAAGGCTAACAATAAACTATTTTCTCGAAGAAAAGTCACGCTTAAGCTAACTTGCGGAGTTCTTTGATTTTATCTTGAAGCAACAAAGCAAAAACCATAAATACAAACGTTCCGAAGGTTGCCAATAACATAATGATCAAACGTTTAGGCTTGTCTTTTTTGTCTGCAACAACAGCGCGTTCTACAATAAACTTATGATTGAACTGTGTGTTGGCATCTGATTCTGCTTGTTCATAGGATGCAGCAAAATCTGCCAGTTTCATAATCTTTTCATTTCGCACATATTCCAATCCATCGAATACGGCTCCGAATTCCAGATTAATATCAATACGGTGTTTGAAATCTGCTTTGTCTTCCGGATTTTTTGCTTCTACATAAGCTTGAAATAGATTTGCACGACCTTCCAAGGGAACAACGCCTAAGGCAGCCAATGAATCCAGCTGATTCAAAACCGTTTCTTTATCTTTTTCTAATTGTTCCTTTTTACGTTTGTTGATTTCGAATGCTGGAACAGTTCGCTCCATCACCATCTCATTTTTAACGGTATCAATTAAATCCACGATTTTATTCGCCATATCCGCAGCCAACTGTGGATCTTTGTCTAGTACATCAATCTGAATAGAACCATAACGTGTACGCACAAATAAGATGTGACCGTTGTATTCTTTGACTAACTTATAGTGTTTATTGACGTCAGATGCATCGATATCATAGTGTTTCATCAAATCGAATTGTTGAACCACTTTATCACGCACTTTCGAAGATTGCAAGATTTGAATCAACTGCTCTGCTTGTTCTTCCTCACCAAAATCCATTGATGAAGCTTTGGCATTTCGTTGTTCAGAGAACGATACAGTACTTGTTGCAGCTGGGAATACGATTGCTGTAGATCGATACAAAGGTGTCATCAAGAAAGCTACAAGGGTAGAAACCACTAGTCCTGTAGCGGTAACAATGATCAATATTTTACGTTTAGCCCACAGTGTGACGAATAGATTCATTCGCTGTTCTTGCATTACCTTGCTGCTTTCTTCCATACTTTCGTTCAATTAAGAGTTGCAAATTTAGAGTTTGTGCTAGATTAACGTCTTTTTTATTTGAAAATTATCCAACGACCAAATTTCACTACTTTTGTTTCACAACTCAAAACATGATAACATATAACCCGAAAAGCTGGCTCGGATTAATTTTCCATCTAACTAAGAGCGATACCCTTACTATTCTTTGGAAGGAATTGATTTTCATTTTCATTTTCACCTTAGGCATTGCCTTTTTTGAGATTCACTTTTTTGCGGATGCCGTAGTGCTGGAGAAATTATTTGCTGTTTACTCCATTTTAGGATTTGTATTGTCGCTTTTGTTGGTTTTTAGAACAAATACTGCCTATGATCGCTGGTGGGAAGGACGTAGAAAGTGGGGTGAATTGGTCAATGATTCGCGCAATTTAGCGGTGAAATTAACTGCTCTAGAATTGCCCGCAGAAGACGATGCTTATTTTGCGCGACACATTGGAAATTTTGCCTTGTGTATTAAAGAGCATTTAAGAAATGGAACTAAGTTCGAATTGTTGAATTTAACAGAGGAAGAAATTGCTTTTTTACAAAAGTTAGATCACATTCCATCGGGCATTGTGGAGTTGATGTACAAACGCTTGAATGATCTCAAAAAAGCAGGGATTCTCTCGGAAGAAGATGTGCTTCGTTTGGATAGAAACCTAAACGGATTTTTAGACTGTGTGGGCGCATGTGAACGCATCAAAAACACACCAATTCCTTATTCTTATTCGATGTTCTTCAAAAAATTCATCTTTACATACGTGGTCACTTTACCCTTCGCATTTGTAGTGAATTTTGGATATTATTCTTCTATCATCGCAACCTTTATTTTCTACGTGTTGGTAAGTATTGAGATTCTTGCAGAAGAAATTGAAGATCCGTTTGGAAATGACGACAATGACCTCCCAACCGATGAAATGGCGCAGCGCATTCAAGGAATTGTCGGAACGATTTTGGATAAGGAGTAGGTTTTAGAGAATAATACATAGGCATTAAAATAACCTGAATGTTTTTACGTTTAATTTTTAGTCTGATTTAAATAAAATTAACCTTTTTCAGTGTCATTATACAAATATTTATAATTTCGCAAACCATTTAGATATAAAAACAACCATCAAAAATCATGAATAAAGCCACTTTGTTTGTAGCATTGTTTTTCCCAGTATTAACATTCGCTCAACCGCAAAAAACATTTACCGAAAAACTAGACGGAATATCGACATCTCAAAAAGAGTTGACCAAAAATGCTTCCACAGATAATTCATCTATTGGACAAGGAGGTGCGATGACGAACACGGTTCCACTGGTTACAGTGTCTTCAAGAACAATGAGCTTTCCGTTACAACTTAATTATACTGCAGGAATTAAAACCAATCAGCAAAGTGGCCCGGTTGGTTTAGGATGGGTGATGCCGATTGGGAGCATTAGACGCGATTTCGGATCTTTTTATCCAGACTATTCTTCTACCTCGCACGAAGCAGATATGTACAATGTACTAGATGAAGGCCAGTCTTCTCAGTCCAGTAAGGGTAAATTTAATACCCGAATAGGAACACCTCCTCAAGCCATTCAGGGAACTTACTTAGATCCAGCAGTTCAACAGAAATACCTTGGATTTAATACAATTGCTGCAGATGAGACACGGGTTATGCCTTTAAGTGACATGTATCATGTATCTGTTCCTGGAAAATTATCCAATTCATTTTTCAATAGCGGTGTAATCAATGGTGACCATCTTTGGAAATTAACCGAAGCTGAAAATTGGAAAGTTGCGCATGAAGTAAAGACTTATAAAGTTTCTCAGGAATTTTCCAGAATTAATGAAGCAAATCTCAGTAGAGATCAAAACAATAATTTGCTTACAGAAACAAGTTATGCAGCTGCAATTGCTGTTTTACCTTATGTTAAAAACGGGTTTTCAAAAATTCCAACGGGTTTTTCAAATGTACCGAATCAGTATGAAAGCTATGTGCTTTATGAAGATTTCGAGAAATTTACGATAATTGATGAAAATGGAACAGTATATGTTTTCGGACGTGCTTTGCGCGGTCAACGTTACGTGTATAGTGATGACCCATTTTGGAGTAATAAAGAGAATCAAAGCACTACTAATCTAACAGTAGGGAGCTTTTGGAAAATCGATTATATTGCTGAATGGTTATTGACAGAAATTCATTCTGTTGATTACAAAGATTCCAATGGAAATCATTTGGCCGATGATGGCGATGCGGGTGATTGGATTCGAATATACCGACCCGATAAAAGAAGAATCTAGCTATCTTGCAGGCTTATGCTCTGATAAGCAAGAACAAATGGTTCCAAAACATCGGGAATGGTCTTCGTTCTCACAAACAGATCGTGCTTCTTCTTTGATGCGCGAATTAGCATACTTGCAAAAGATTATTACCCCAAGCCAAGAAATAGATTTTACAATTTCGGAACGATATGATGTAAACCACGATTACTATACAAAACCAGCAAATCGTGTAGGAAACGATTACTATTATGAGAATCGAAAGTACTGTGCTGTCCAAGGAAATAGTACAGATTTTGATATTGAGTACCCTGTGGAGACAATGAAATACGACGAGATAAAGATCAAAAGTAGACTGGTTAATCCTAAATTGTATCCGAATGAAAATCAGGAAATAGGAACCATAAAGTTTAACTATGCCGCTAAAGGAAGTGCTCAGGAATTGGCTGTTTCCTCTTATTTGATCCGAAATAATGACAAGCAGGAAAAAGTTATTAGCGGAACACTTATTGGAACACCGAGCAGAACGCAACCATTCAATATAGAAGAGTATAAGAACAATGGTGTGGATAAACGCGGAAAAACGACCTTACTTGGATTGGAGTTTTACGGTACGAATGTTTCATCTACTGAAAAAAACGAATACAAATTCCAATATGGATATAATCCCAGTTTTGATGAATTTCACAAGCGTGAAATTGCGAGGGCTTTCCATTTTCCGTCTTTGAGACAAGGTTCTTCATCCAATAATCACGTTATACCTCATTCCAAAGCGGATGCATTAATGAATTATTCTGAGTTAGTTTTTACTGAGCTTGCAACCTCTTCCAACGTAACTCGAACAGGGATGTCCGCGTATGATTTTTTGATCGATTTCCCTTATCAGGAAATTGAATACAAATTTGATGGGAATGCCAATATTGCTAATTATGTGAGTTCAGGTAGCACAACTGCTGATTACACTTTAACTGCAGTTCCAAAATCACATGGTGTAAACCCTATAATGGATATGTATGGATATTTTTACATTCCAAACCGGCCAGATGCATCAACAGCATGGTCTCTAACAAAAATTACTTATCCTACAGGTGGGGAGGTAACATTTAAATACGAACCAGCAGCATTTACTCCATCAATCACGCCATATATTCCAACGAATGAATGGAACATAAGACCATCCAATATTCCAATCATTAGTCGATACAATGAAATTGCAAAAAGACGGTCTTTCATTCAGGATGCGTACAATAGAAATAACACCTTGGGTTATTATCCAAATACGGGGTTGTTCCCAAAACATTTAACTCCGACATTCGAATTTGATTTGCCTTTGAATTATGGAATCCGATTAAAGGAAAAGGTTACCAATGATAAAATAAACCCAACCGTTAAGATAACTTATGAATACGAGAATGGAACCTTTACGGCACTTCCGTCTGAATTCATTCAAAATGTAATTGGCGGATTTAATCATTTTATTAGTAGAGAGAACCACATACACTCAATAGAGGCTGAAAAGTACTACATATCGGACCCCAACTGGGATTATGATTTTGCTGAAAAAATGGCAGAGGTTGCTCATACAAACATTTCGCTGGATGATTATTCATCT from Fluviicola taffensis DSM 16823 carries:
- a CDS encoding bestrophin family protein, with amino-acid sequence MITYNPKSWLGLIFHLTKSDTLTILWKELIFIFIFTLGIAFFEIHFFADAVVLEKLFAVYSILGFVLSLLLVFRTNTAYDRWWEGRRKWGELVNDSRNLAVKLTALELPAEDDAYFARHIGNFALCIKEHLRNGTKFELLNLTEEEIAFLQKLDHIPSGIVELMYKRLNDLKKAGILSEEDVLRLDRNLNGFLDCVGACERIKNTPIPYSYSMFFKKFIFTYVVTLPFAFVVNFGYYSSIIATFIFYVLVSIEILAEEIEDPFGNDDNDLPTDEMAQRIQGIVGTILDKE
- a CDS encoding SpvB/TcaC N-terminal domain-containing protein, whose translation is MNKATLFVALFFPVLTFAQPQKTFTEKLDGISTSQKELTKNASTDNSSIGQGGAMTNTVPLVTVSSRTMSFPLQLNYTAGIKTNQQSGPVGLGWVMPIGSIRRDFGSFYPDYSSTSHEADMYNVLDEGQSSQSSKGKFNTRIGTPPQAIQGTYLDPAVQQKYLGFNTIAADETRVMPLSDMYHVSVPGKLSNSFFNSGVINGDHLWKLTEAENWKVAHEVKTYKVSQEFSRINEANLSRDQNNNLLTETSYAAAIAVLPYVKNGFSKIPTGFSNVPNQYESYVLYEDFEKFTIIDENGTVYVFGRALRGQRYVYSDDPFWSNKENQSTTNLTVGSFWKIDYIAEWLLTEIHSVDYKDSNGNHLADDGDAGDWIRIYRPDKRRI
- a CDS encoding Wzz/FepE/Etk N-terminal domain-containing protein, which gives rise to MEESSKVMQEQRMNLFVTLWAKRKILIIVTATGLVVSTLVAFLMTPLYRSTAIVFPAATSTVSFSEQRNAKASSMDFGEEEQAEQLIQILQSSKVRDKVVQQFDLMKHYDIDASDVNKHYKLVKEYNGHILFVRTRYGSIQIDVLDKDPQLAADMANKIVDLIDTVKNEMVMERTVPAFEINKRKKEQLEKDKETVLNQLDSLAALGVVPLEGRANLFQAYVEAKNPEDKADFKHRIDINLEFGAVFDGLEYVRNEKIMKLADFAASYEQAESDANTQFNHKFIVERAVVADKKDKPKRLIIMLLATFGTFVFMVFALLLQDKIKELRKLA